The proteins below come from a single Ruegeria sp. THAF33 genomic window:
- a CDS encoding YHS domain-containing (seleno)protein has translation MAMLTRRSTLGALCAFFLAPATYAQERPVYYTTEGVALAGYDAVSFFDGSTPIMGMPENSVMWKGARWHFTSQENRELFESNPRAFAPQFGGYCSFAMAMGVLKSSDPKAWKVVDGRLYLTHSIEIEEIWQQDQAEYIELAEENWPAILYRE, from the coding sequence ATGGCAATGCTGACCCGACGTTCCACACTTGGCGCGCTGTGCGCTTTTTTTCTGGCGCCTGCCACGTATGCGCAGGAAAGGCCCGTTTACTACACCACCGAAGGGGTGGCGTTGGCCGGGTATGATGCCGTGTCCTTTTTCGACGGTTCTACGCCGATCATGGGCATGCCCGAGAATTCCGTGATGTGGAAAGGGGCGAGGTGGCATTTCACCTCGCAGGAAAACCGCGAGCTGTTCGAAAGCAATCCCCGTGCTTTCGCGCCGCAGTTCGGCGGGTATTGTTCATTTGCGATGGCGATGGGAGTTCTGAAGAGCTCGGACCCCAAGGCCTGGAAGGTCGTGGATGGTCGTCTGTACCTGACGCACTCGATCGAGATCGAGGAAATCTGGCAGCAGGATCAGGCAGAATACATTGAGTTGGCTGAAGAAAACTGGCCGGCAATCCTTTATCGAGAGTAA
- the rlmB gene encoding 23S rRNA (guanosine(2251)-2'-O)-methyltransferase RlmB, producing MKKPKWVVEKEQARKAAAAETVWLFGLHAVRDALMNPNRQKLRLIVTRNARDKLAEAIEFSGIEPEMADPRKFTAPIDAGSVHQGAALEVKPLDWGGLAENCIGRENPRVILLDRVTDPHNVGAILRSAEVLGASAVIGTRHHSAPETGALAKTASGALERQPYLRMRNLADTIVELQNMGFLVLGLDGEAEVTIEGALSDGRDRPVALVLGAEGPGLRQKTKETVDQLVKIDAAGGFGSLNVSNAAAIALYASRP from the coding sequence ATGAAGAAACCCAAATGGGTCGTTGAAAAGGAACAGGCACGCAAGGCCGCGGCTGCTGAAACCGTTTGGCTGTTCGGTCTGCATGCAGTTCGCGACGCTTTGATGAACCCCAATCGGCAGAAACTGCGCCTGATCGTAACGCGCAATGCGCGGGACAAGCTGGCGGAAGCGATTGAATTCTCTGGGATCGAGCCCGAGATGGCTGATCCGCGCAAGTTTACGGCGCCCATCGATGCAGGCTCGGTGCACCAGGGTGCCGCGCTGGAGGTAAAGCCGCTGGATTGGGGCGGTCTGGCCGAAAACTGCATCGGTCGGGAAAATCCACGCGTCATCCTTCTGGACCGCGTTACGGACCCGCACAATGTCGGGGCGATTCTGCGCTCGGCTGAAGTTCTGGGTGCAAGTGCCGTCATAGGCACCCGCCACCATTCCGCGCCCGAGACTGGGGCCCTGGCAAAAACCGCCAGCGGCGCGCTGGAGCGTCAACCCTATCTGCGGATGCGCAACCTGGCCGACACAATTGTTGAACTACAGAATATGGGATTTCTGGTCCTTGGGTTGGACGGTGAAGCAGAGGTAACGATCGAAGGCGCGCTGAGCGACGGTCGGGACCGCCCCGTCGCACTTGTTCTGGGGGCGGAAGGCCCGGGATTGCGCCAAAAGACGAAGGAAACCGTGGATCAATTGGTGAAAATTGACGCAGCCGGGGGATTCGGATCGCTGAACGTCTCAAATGCCGCGGCAATCGCCTTATATGCATCCCGGCCCTGA
- a CDS encoding VPLPA-CTERM sorting domain-containing protein: MRLLLAALAVCVAGAANALTITFDNNFPNDPQSGLTTFQGTSQGFTFDYAPVYNFGNQINLHDDNGVLSTVVQAVNGTKFTAQSVDLSGLSRVFKTGSGPAPALGTQAYNQWLKAGTATVPTLTFSGLLNGATVATQTFGPSALNTFGFSSGFTAIDQLLITLNVPNAVKFPFGLGSNTVWCDQWCGEFNVDNLQVAPVPLPASGLLLIGAVLGLFGYRRLKTT; the protein is encoded by the coding sequence ATGAGACTGCTTTTGGCGGCACTTGCCGTTTGTGTCGCAGGCGCAGCGAATGCGCTGACTATTACATTTGACAATAACTTTCCGAATGATCCTCAAAGCGGGCTGACAACGTTTCAAGGAACCAGCCAAGGTTTCACTTTTGACTATGCACCCGTCTACAACTTTGGAAATCAGATCAACTTGCACGACGACAACGGTGTGCTGTCAACGGTGGTGCAGGCCGTAAACGGGACGAAGTTTACGGCACAATCCGTGGATCTGTCAGGATTGTCGCGCGTGTTCAAGACCGGATCCGGCCCTGCACCCGCACTTGGAACGCAGGCCTACAACCAGTGGCTCAAGGCGGGTACTGCGACAGTTCCAACCCTGACATTTTCGGGGCTTCTGAACGGTGCCACAGTTGCGACGCAGACGTTCGGACCTTCGGCTTTGAACACTTTTGGTTTCTCCAGTGGGTTCACGGCCATTGATCAACTGTTGATCACGCTGAACGTCCCCAACGCGGTCAAATTCCCCTTTGGCCTTGGGTCGAACACCGTTTGGTGCGACCAATGGTGTGGCGAATTCAACGTGGATAATTTGCAAGTCGCACCAGTCCCCCTGCCCGCAAGCGGGCTGCTTTTGATTGGGGCCGTTCTAGGCCTGTTCGGATACCGCAGGCTTAAGACAACCTAG
- a CDS encoding DUF2478 domain-containing protein, producing MHLAYVTTTDRGATDRLLSAVAERLLASGSKLAGVVQTNTECADSSKCDMDLRVLPDGETIRISQSLGTQSRGCRLDPAALEQAVGYVTASLEGAPQLLIINKFGKHESDGRGFRPVIGEALAMDIPVLVGVNGLNEEKFQTFADGAAEALPADLDAIEAWFNKVSELRPAAE from the coding sequence ATGCATCTGGCCTATGTCACCACCACCGATCGCGGCGCGACGGACCGCCTGCTGAGCGCCGTTGCGGAACGCCTGCTGGCGTCCGGATCAAAACTGGCCGGTGTCGTGCAAACAAACACGGAGTGCGCCGACAGCAGCAAATGCGATATGGACTTGCGCGTGCTGCCCGACGGTGAAACCATCCGCATTTCGCAGTCGCTGGGCACCCAGTCGCGCGGTTGCCGTCTGGACCCGGCAGCGCTGGAACAGGCGGTGGGATATGTGACCGCCTCGCTGGAGGGCGCCCCCCAATTGCTGATCATCAACAAATTCGGCAAGCATGAATCCGATGGGCGTGGATTCCGCCCCGTGATCGGCGAAGCGCTGGCGATGGATATCCCGGTGCTGGTCGGCGTGAACGGTTTGAACGAAGAGAAATTCCAGACCTTCGCGGATGGTGCAGCGGAAGCCCTGCCGGCGGATCTGGATGCAATCGAGGCGTGGTTCAACAAGGTCTCGGAACTGCGTCCGGCGGCGGAATAG
- a CDS encoding NnrU family protein yields MTGWVLFLAALVTFLLSHAIPVRPAIRGRLIDTLGRRGYFTAYSVLSLAVLAWLIIAAANAPYVEVIPPFAFLRWAPVLIMPVVCWLAVAGLIIQNPFSFGGLGNRPFDPEQPGILRTTRHPILAALMLWAVAHLIANGSLSHVILFGLFAGFAAMGMALVDRRKSREMGFEWVRLSRNTARFSLRAPRPWPRPGVWLAALAAYAVLLHLHAPVIGLSPLP; encoded by the coding sequence ATGACCGGTTGGGTCCTATTCCTTGCAGCGCTCGTCACATTCCTTCTCAGCCACGCGATTCCGGTGCGGCCTGCTATACGCGGACGGCTGATCGATACACTCGGACGCCGGGGGTATTTCACGGCCTATTCGGTTCTGTCGCTGGCCGTCCTGGCGTGGTTGATCATCGCCGCTGCCAACGCTCCTTATGTCGAGGTCATCCCGCCATTTGCGTTTTTGCGCTGGGCGCCGGTTCTGATCATGCCGGTGGTCTGCTGGCTGGCTGTCGCGGGGCTGATCATTCAGAACCCGTTCTCATTCGGGGGGCTGGGCAATCGGCCATTTGACCCAGAACAGCCCGGTATCCTGCGCACCACCCGACACCCGATCCTTGCCGCGCTGATGCTGTGGGCGGTGGCACATCTAATTGCCAATGGCAGCCTGTCTCATGTGATTCTGTTCGGCCTGTTTGCCGGTTTCGCAGCCATGGGTATGGCCCTTGTCGACCGGCGCAAGTCGCGGGAAATGGGCTTTGAATGGGTCCGCTTGTCCCGCAACACGGCGCGGTTCTCACTGCGCGCTCCGCGCCCCTGGCCGCGTCCCGGGGTGTGGCTGGCCGCGCTCGCCGCCTATGCGGTTCTGCTTCACCTGCACGCCCCTGTGATTGGCCTGTCCCCGCTTCCGTGA
- a CDS encoding proline/glycine betaine ABC transporter permease, which yields MTAVTEVPTQHGARLTAGAKAAVITVVVGAVCLALEGIAPWLVKWPAAWELPATQWVGAFLDWFLNLIKPAMRLFSDMMTYPMNWANFVLGNTPWPLLIGIVTALGWYLGGLPMAALGFLGLSFVLASGYWAESMNTLALVAVSVPVALILGGGIGILANEVPRVKSFVQAVLDVMQTVPTFAYLTPLLLLFGFGPVVGLIASAIYAAPPMARNVMLGLERVEPEIKEAAIMSGGTRFQQLFQVEIPAATTQIMVGVNQCLMAALSMVIIAAVIGGFNDIGWEVLLTMRKAQFGESLMAGLVIVVFAVVIDRMSGTLATERKRYDSRVVWAMLGFAVVFTAAFWAWLPNPSELTLLDPMAEAVDSGLTAFTQANGPWLDALKNNSLFYVLLPLRIGLDQAVLPFTWGFQWTAGMSFGLFAAGAGIALLMAWRGRLTGGLIVLILIGMLETGIANLPWPFVLTGAAALGWVAGGWRLAALCVGLLCTILVSGLWERALLSLYLSGAAVFSCAVVGGLIGLASAVWEPVWKVVRPICDMLQTIPLFVFLIPVLMVFQIGEFSAFLAICAYAIVPMIRYTRHGLVNTPDEMMEAAISSGATEWQIMRDVRAPYAAPTILLGLNQTILYAFAMLVIAALIGTTGLGQSIYLALGQADVGLGISAGAAMAILALIADRIVQGFAEERRAALGL from the coding sequence ATGACCGCCGTAACTGAGGTTCCGACGCAGCACGGCGCGCGGCTGACGGCGGGCGCCAAGGCCGCCGTGATCACGGTTGTCGTCGGTGCGGTTTGCCTTGCACTTGAGGGCATCGCCCCATGGCTGGTCAAATGGCCCGCCGCGTGGGAGCTGCCTGCAACCCAATGGGTGGGCGCGTTTCTGGATTGGTTTCTGAACCTGATCAAACCGGCGATGCGGTTGTTCTCGGATATGATGACCTATCCGATGAACTGGGCGAATTTCGTGCTTGGCAACACGCCATGGCCCCTTCTGATCGGGATCGTGACCGCTCTGGGCTGGTACTTGGGCGGTTTGCCCATGGCGGCGCTGGGCTTTCTGGGCCTTAGCTTTGTCCTGGCGTCGGGTTACTGGGCTGAGAGCATGAACACTCTGGCCTTGGTCGCAGTATCCGTCCCGGTGGCGCTGATACTGGGTGGTGGCATCGGCATCCTCGCCAACGAGGTGCCGCGGGTGAAATCCTTCGTTCAGGCGGTTCTGGATGTCATGCAGACGGTGCCGACTTTTGCGTATCTGACCCCGCTTTTGTTGCTTTTTGGCTTTGGCCCCGTCGTCGGTCTGATCGCCTCGGCCATCTACGCCGCGCCGCCCATGGCGCGCAACGTGATGCTGGGGCTGGAACGGGTCGAGCCCGAGATCAAAGAGGCCGCCATCATGTCCGGTGGCACACGGTTTCAGCAACTGTTTCAGGTCGAAATTCCCGCCGCCACGACGCAGATCATGGTCGGTGTGAACCAATGTCTGATGGCGGCCTTGTCCATGGTCATCATTGCCGCCGTCATCGGCGGGTTCAACGACATCGGCTGGGAGGTCCTGCTGACCATGCGCAAGGCGCAGTTCGGTGAATCGCTGATGGCGGGTCTGGTCATCGTGGTCTTTGCCGTGGTGATCGACCGGATGAGCGGCACCTTGGCGACCGAGCGCAAACGTTATGACAGCCGGGTTGTCTGGGCGATGTTGGGTTTCGCCGTGGTCTTCACCGCCGCCTTCTGGGCGTGGTTGCCGAACCCATCCGAACTGACCTTGCTGGATCCGATGGCCGAGGCCGTGGACAGCGGTCTGACCGCGTTCACTCAGGCCAATGGCCCGTGGTTGGATGCGCTCAAGAACAACTCACTGTTCTATGTGCTGCTGCCTTTGCGGATCGGTCTGGATCAGGCGGTGCTGCCCTTCACCTGGGGCTTCCAGTGGACGGCGGGCATGAGCTTTGGCCTGTTTGCCGCAGGTGCCGGGATCGCGCTGTTGATGGCATGGCGTGGGCGGCTGACGGGTGGTCTGATCGTCCTGATCCTGATTGGAATGCTGGAAACCGGCATTGCCAACCTGCCGTGGCCCTTTGTCCTGACCGGTGCCGCTGCTCTGGGCTGGGTCGCGGGGGGCTGGCGCCTGGCGGCGCTGTGCGTGGGGCTGCTGTGCACCATCCTCGTTTCGGGCCTGTGGGAGAGGGCGCTCTTGTCGCTTTACCTGAGCGGTGCGGCGGTGTTTTCTTGTGCCGTGGTCGGCGGCCTGATCGGCCTTGCCAGCGCGGTCTGGGAGCCGGTGTGGAAAGTGGTCCGTCCGATCTGCGACATGTTGCAGACAATCCCTCTGTTCGTGTTCCTGATCCCGGTCCTCATGGTGTTCCAGATCGGAGAGTTCTCGGCCTTTCTGGCAATCTGTGCTTATGCGATCGTGCCCATGATCCGCTACACACGGCACGGGTTGGTCAACACGCCGGACGAGATGATGGAGGCCGCGATCTCAAGCGGTGCGACCGAGTGGCAGATCATGCGCGACGTGCGCGCGCCCTATGCCGCGCCCACGATCCTGCTGGGGTTGAACCAGACCATCCTCTATGCCTTTGCGATGCTGGTGATCGCCGCATTGATCGGTACCACGGGTCTGGGACAGTCGATCTATCTGGCGCTGGGTCAGGCGGATGTGGGGCTTGGCATTTCCGCCGGGGCCGCGATGGCGATTCTGGCGCTGATTGCCGACCGCATCGTGCAGGGCTTTGCCGAAGAACGCCGCGCGGCGCTTGGGTTGTAA
- a CDS encoding glycine betaine/L-proline ABC transporter ATP-binding protein, which yields MTDTTMPAIACRNLWQVFGPGADKALTDALSRSGNDADKAAADLRENGFIPAVQDANFEVREGELFVIMGLSGSGKSTLIRCISQLLPGTGGEIRVDGENVIGASKKALTELRRKKLGMVFQHFGLFPHMTVAENVAYPLRVQGVGKKERLDRAQEVISLVGLEGREDSFPRQLSGGQRQRVGIARSLAVNPDIWFLDEPFSALDPLIRRQLQDEFLRIQATLKKSIVFITHDIQEALKLADRIAIMRDGKIVQIGTPTDIVLRPVDDYVREFSKDVAKGQHAKVASVMRSEAECGPDDPGLTTSMTLDAALAHCMELYEPVPVRDADGNVVGTVHPSDLAAALQVDET from the coding sequence GTGACTGACACGACCATGCCAGCCATTGCCTGCCGGAATCTCTGGCAGGTCTTTGGCCCGGGCGCTGACAAAGCCCTGACCGACGCGCTGTCTCGGTCAGGGAATGACGCTGACAAGGCCGCCGCAGACCTGCGGGAAAACGGGTTCATTCCGGCGGTTCAAGATGCCAATTTCGAGGTCAGGGAAGGCGAATTGTTCGTCATCATGGGCCTGTCGGGCTCGGGCAAATCCACGCTGATCCGCTGTATCTCGCAACTGCTGCCCGGCACCGGTGGTGAAATTCGGGTGGATGGTGAGAATGTCATAGGCGCCTCGAAAAAGGCCCTGACCGAGCTGCGCCGGAAAAAACTCGGCATGGTGTTCCAGCATTTCGGCCTGTTCCCTCACATGACCGTTGCTGAAAACGTCGCATATCCTCTGCGCGTTCAGGGCGTTGGCAAAAAGGAACGGCTGGACCGCGCGCAGGAAGTGATCTCGCTGGTCGGTCTGGAAGGGCGCGAAGACAGCTTCCCGCGACAGCTTTCCGGCGGGCAGCGGCAGCGGGTGGGTATCGCCCGCAGTCTTGCCGTAAACCCTGACATCTGGTTTCTGGACGAACCGTTCTCGGCGCTTGATCCACTGATCCGTCGCCAGTTGCAGGATGAATTCCTGCGCATTCAAGCGACGTTGAAGAAATCCATCGTCTTCATTACGCACGATATTCAGGAAGCGCTGAAGCTGGCTGACCGCATCGCCATCATGCGGGACGGCAAGATCGTGCAAATCGGCACGCCAACGGATATCGTCCTGCGACCCGTGGACGATTACGTGCGCGAGTTCTCGAAAGATGTCGCCAAGGGGCAGCATGCCAAGGTCGCCTCGGTCATGCGAAGCGAGGCAGAGTGCGGCCCGGACGATCCCGGCCTGACCACGTCGATGACACTGGACGCGGCCCTGGCCCATTGCATGGAGCTTTATGAACCCGTGCCGGTGCGGGATGCCGATGGCAATGTCGTTGGCACGGTGCACCCGTCCGATCTGGCTGCCGCGCTTCAGGTGGACGAGACATGA
- a CDS encoding ABC transporter substrate-binding protein, whose translation MKKLSVSLMALTVAGAAHAADMGAVDEPIKLAINEWTGQHVTTHVAGEMLKAAGYNVEYVTAGMMNQFQALADGDIDATLEIWSSNVSDEYAKKIEEGTVVEIGDLGLDAKEGIAYPAHVADMCPGLPAWEALKDCAQVFATAETLPGGRLVDYPADWGTPGADRMAGLELPFKAVPAGSEGALIAELRASTERKSPLLITFWQPHWAMSAYDVQFVELPAGEEACFNDPAWGPNPNAVNDCDFSPSRIFKAGWSGLEEKWPAAYEILSNYQLAVEDQQPMMGAIDVDGGQVEEVVAAWMAENEDKWRPVVDAATK comes from the coding sequence ATGAAAAAACTGAGTGTAAGCCTTATGGCCCTAACCGTTGCCGGTGCGGCGCATGCGGCGGATATGGGGGCTGTGGACGAGCCGATCAAACTGGCGATCAACGAATGGACCGGTCAGCACGTGACCACGCATGTGGCGGGTGAAATGCTCAAGGCCGCTGGTTATAACGTGGAATATGTGACCGCCGGCATGATGAACCAGTTCCAGGCGCTGGCCGATGGAGACATCGACGCGACGCTTGAAATCTGGTCGTCCAATGTTTCGGATGAATATGCCAAGAAGATCGAGGAAGGCACGGTTGTCGAAATCGGCGATCTTGGCCTGGATGCCAAGGAAGGTATCGCATACCCGGCGCATGTCGCTGATATGTGCCCCGGCTTGCCGGCGTGGGAAGCGCTGAAAGACTGCGCGCAGGTGTTCGCCACGGCGGAAACTCTGCCCGGTGGCCGTCTGGTCGACTATCCGGCCGACTGGGGCACACCTGGTGCGGATCGCATGGCCGGCCTTGAGCTGCCGTTCAAGGCTGTCCCCGCCGGTTCCGAAGGCGCCTTGATCGCTGAACTTCGCGCATCGACCGAGCGTAAATCGCCGCTGCTAATCACATTCTGGCAGCCGCACTGGGCGATGTCTGCCTATGACGTGCAGTTCGTTGAACTGCCCGCAGGTGAAGAGGCGTGCTTTAACGATCCGGCGTGGGGTCCGAACCCGAACGCGGTAAATGATTGCGACTTTTCGCCATCGCGCATCTTTAAAGCCGGCTGGAGCGGCCTGGAAGAAAAGTGGCCCGCCGCCTATGAAATCCTGTCCAACTATCAACTGGCGGTCGAAGACCAGCAGCCGATGATGGGTGCGATCGATGTTGACGGCGGCCAGGTCGAAGAAGTTGTCGCCGCATGGATGGCCGAAAACGAAGACAAATGGCGTCCTGTTGTCGACGCGGCGACCAAGTGA
- a CDS encoding DNA-3-methyladenine glycosylase I: MRTFDEIFDIAASRHGGIDAFAAQLTKPKSHEELAAMPDDRWLSIITKCVFQAGFNWKVIENKWDGFEAAFDGFDVGRCAFMDDEKFDSLLQDTRIVRNGTKIAAARDNAAFLLELRNEGGAGQVLGGWPSDDYVSLLAMLAKRGSRLGGASAQYAMRFAGRDSFILSRDVTARLIAEGVIDKPATSKKAMAAVQRAFNSWMDQSGRSLTEISRVLAMSL, from the coding sequence ATGCGTACATTTGACGAAATCTTTGATATTGCCGCCTCTCGCCACGGTGGGATCGATGCCTTTGCAGCACAGCTGACCAAGCCCAAAAGCCACGAAGAACTGGCGGCGATGCCCGACGACCGGTGGCTATCGATCATCACGAAATGCGTCTTTCAGGCCGGTTTCAACTGGAAGGTCATCGAAAACAAATGGGATGGATTCGAGGCCGCCTTTGACGGTTTCGATGTGGGCCGGTGTGCGTTCATGGATGATGAAAAGTTCGATTCCCTGCTGCAAGACACACGCATTGTCCGCAATGGAACCAAGATCGCAGCAGCGCGGGACAACGCGGCGTTCCTTTTGGAACTGCGCAACGAAGGCGGCGCAGGCCAGGTTCTGGGGGGCTGGCCCTCTGATGACTATGTCAGCCTTCTTGCCATGCTGGCCAAACGCGGGTCTCGTCTTGGCGGGGCTTCGGCGCAATATGCGATGCGATTTGCGGGGCGCGACAGTTTCATTCTGTCGCGGGACGTCACCGCCCGTCTGATCGCCGAAGGTGTGATCGACAAACCCGCCACGTCGAAAAAAGCCATGGCGGCGGTGCAACGGGCCTTCAATTCCTGGATGGATCAATCCGGGCGGTCTTTGACGGAAATCAGCCGGGTTCTGGCCATGAGCCTGTGA
- a CDS encoding cytochrome c, with amino-acid sequence MFKATISVMVLGVSAAASQAAWAQDAKTGEELYMHHCATCHGIDAMGQGPMAAVLVVQPSDLTALSNEEGVFPTARVVSRIDGRDPLVSHGSPMPVYGPYFDGQDTSMKTPQGQPILTSQPIVDLVAYLETLQQN; translated from the coding sequence ATGTTCAAGGCAACAATCAGTGTAATGGTTCTTGGGGTTTCGGCTGCTGCCTCGCAGGCCGCCTGGGCTCAGGACGCGAAGACCGGAGAGGAACTCTATATGCACCATTGCGCGACCTGCCACGGAATCGACGCGATGGGCCAAGGTCCGATGGCAGCCGTGCTGGTGGTTCAACCAAGCGATCTGACCGCTTTGTCCAACGAAGAGGGCGTGTTCCCGACTGCCCGCGTTGTCTCCCGCATTGATGGTCGGGATCCGCTGGTCAGCCATGGTAGCCCTATGCCGGTTTATGGTCCTTATTTTGACGGGCAGGACACATCCATGAAAACGCCGCAGGGTCAGCCAATTTTGACGAGCCAGCCCATCGTGGATCTGGTGGCCTATCTGGAGACCTTGCAGCAGAATTAG
- a CDS encoding DMT family transporter, whose amino-acid sequence MTQYAAIMLAAGFGIPILAALNAALGKVIGSPTAAAVVLFAIAFAASAFVMALFPGFAALSKIANAPKHLLLAGVLIAFYVLSITHVAPHFGVGNAVFFVLLGQLISAAAIDHFGLFGAQVEPLTLMRMGGIAVMAIGVAITQLA is encoded by the coding sequence ATGACACAATACGCCGCCATCATGCTGGCCGCCGGATTTGGAATTCCGATCCTGGCCGCGCTCAATGCGGCGCTGGGGAAAGTCATCGGGTCGCCAACTGCGGCAGCCGTTGTGCTGTTTGCCATCGCCTTCGCCGCCTCCGCCTTTGTCATGGCGCTGTTTCCCGGATTTGCGGCCTTGTCCAAGATTGCCAATGCGCCGAAACACCTGTTGCTTGCAGGTGTCCTGATTGCTTTCTATGTCCTGTCGATCACCCATGTCGCACCACATTTCGGGGTGGGCAATGCCGTGTTCTTTGTGCTGCTCGGGCAATTGATCAGCGCTGCGGCCATCGACCATTTCGGCCTGTTCGGCGCACAGGTCGAACCGCTTACACTCATGCGGATGGGCGGGATCGCCGTCATGGCCATTGGCGTTGCGATCACTCAACTGGCCTGA
- a CDS encoding ABC transporter ATP-binding protein, with translation MNDVTLRLKGLTKTYLKGKPGEVQVLRGVDLDLRAGEAVAMVAPSGAGKSTLLHIAGLLDMPDEGTVEIGGQNVSGKGDRTRTALRRQDVGFVYQFHHLLPEFTALENITLPQLANGVPDKAAQARALDLLDRVGVAARASHRPAALSGGEQQRVAFCRALANAPRVLLADEPTGNLDPETSDQVFDTLMKLVRDEGLSALIATHNLDLAARMDRMVRLEGGVLRPVE, from the coding sequence ATGAATGATGTCACATTGCGTCTGAAAGGTCTGACCAAGACCTATCTGAAAGGCAAACCGGGCGAGGTGCAGGTCCTGCGCGGAGTTGATCTGGATCTGCGCGCGGGTGAGGCCGTAGCGATGGTTGCGCCCTCTGGGGCAGGTAAATCAACGCTTCTGCATATCGCCGGTCTGCTGGACATGCCCGACGAAGGAACCGTTGAAATCGGCGGGCAGAACGTATCGGGCAAGGGCGACCGGACCAGAACCGCACTGCGTCGGCAGGATGTCGGGTTCGTGTATCAATTCCACCACTTGCTGCCGGAATTCACGGCATTGGAAAACATTACCCTGCCACAACTGGCCAATGGTGTACCGGACAAGGCCGCACAGGCCCGAGCGTTGGATCTGCTGGACCGTGTCGGTGTGGCCGCACGCGCCAGCCATCGCCCCGCTGCACTCTCAGGTGGGGAACAACAGCGGGTGGCGTTTTGCCGGGCCTTGGCGAATGCGCCCCGTGTTTTGTTGGCGGATGAACCGACGGGCAATCTGGACCCCGAAACCTCGGATCAGGTCTTTGATACACTGATGAAGCTGGTGCGGGACGAAGGGTTGTCGGCGTTGATAGCAACGCACAATCTTGACCTTGCGGCGCGCATGGACCGGATGGTCCGGCTTGAGGGCGGGGTGCTCAGGCCAGTTGAGTGA